DNA from Trueperaceae bacterium:
GGAAGGCGCGACGGTTCCCAGGTCGTACTTGCGCATTATGAACAGCGCCAACAGCGCCGCCGGGACGACGAAAGTGAAGCTCAGCGCCAGCGCGGGAGTGAGGCCGAGGAGCTGTTGGAAGGCGCCGAAACCTACGTAGAGGACGCCCGCCATGCCCCAGGTGAACCCCATCAGCATGCCGGAGGCGCTGGCGACCGCGTGCGGCGCGAGGTCCTGTGCGCTCACCAGCAGCAGCGGTATGGCGCCGTTGGTGAACATCCCGGCCAGCGCCGCCAGGGCGTAGAAACCGAGGGTGCCTGGGCTGACCAGCAGGGTGGAGAGGAGCAGCGGGGCGGCCAGCAGCATGCTGCCGGTCGCGAGCTTGGCGCGTCCCATTCGCCCCTCCAGTGAACCCGCGAGGAAGACGCCGGCAGAGGCCGCGGCCGAGTAGGCGAACAGCGTCCAGCCGATGACGGCCGACTCGGTGTCGAAGCCACGTACGTTCACGAGGTAGAGCGGCATGGCATTGGTGAAACTTATGAAGGCGACGGCTCGCATCGTGCCCGCCAGGGCCAACAGCCCGACAGGTCCGGTGAACAGCGAACGGTCGAAGATGCGCGGCCGGGCGCTCGCCTGCGGTTGCGTCTGACGCGGCGTCAGGAACAGGAGCAGGAGGCCGAGGATCACGCCGACGACAGCCAACCAGGGCACGTAGCCGATGCCGAACTGGCGGATGACGTAGAGGACGACCACCGGCATGGCGGCGCTCCCGATGGGCCCCCCGGCCATGAACAGGCCCATGCCGAAGCCTTTCCGTTCGCCCACAGCGTGCACCATCGAAGCTGCCGCTGGGTGGAATATCGCCGAGCCGAGCCCGCCCACGGCGAGGAGCAGGAACAGCGACCAGACGGTGGGTACCACCGCCAGGAAGCTCATCAGCAACGAGCCCACTACCAGGCCCAGGGCCGCGGCGCGGCGTCTCCCCCAGCGATCGGCCAGGGCACCGGCGAACGCCTGCATCACGTTCGACGACAGCGAGATCAGAGCCACGAAGCCGGCCAGGGCCGCCTCTCCCAGGTCGAAACGTACCTGCAGGATGGGCAGGTAAACGGGCAGGACGTTGGTGAACGCGTCGTTGGCCGTGTGGGCGAGCGTGATCAGAAGTGCGAGGTTGACGCCGGTGACGACTCTGCGACGAGAGGAGTTGACGGTCACGAGGTCGAGTCTACCGCCGCGCCGACGTCGAACTCGTCCTCGACGTCTCCTACGACCTCCTCGACGAGCAGGGAGAGGGCGGTCAGCGGGCACCCTCGTCGGAGGTGCCGGTCACCTGCTCAGCATCGGCGCCAGGTGCACCACCTCTTCGACGTAACGCCGGTCCCGCATCCGCTGGGCTACCAGTGAGCGGTGGCAGCTGAGCGCGTCCCGCTCGAAGCACATCAGACATGCCGCCTCCGGCGCGGTTCGCTCGGCGAGAGCAGCCACCAGATCGGGGCGGTCGTCGAGACGCCGCAGGTAAGCCTCACGATAGGCTTCCCAGTCTTTGTCCTTCTTGAGCAGGTCGCGGATAGGCTTGGGTGTTCCCAGGTCTCGCCAATGTTCGTAGGCTATGCCCGCTTCCGTGAGCGCCTCGGAGAGCCTGGTCTTGGAGAACCCGGCCTTGCGGCTGGCCGTTCGCTCCCGCACGTCGACGAGCAGAGACACGCCGTTCTCTCGCAGGCAGTCGATGAACTCCTGCGCCGTCGTCCCCTCGTAGCCGACCGTGAAGATGCGGGCCACGCCTTCGATTCTACAGAGCCCGGCTCCGCTTACCGGGAGACCAAGCTCAATGCCGGCGCGCTCCGGCCGCCAACCGGGTCGCTAGCTGGGCTGCAGGAGCTTGTCGGTCTTGGCTGCGAGCACGAAGTCGCTCTCGGTGAGCCCGTCGATCTTGTGGGTGAAGATCTCGACGCCCACCTTGCCCCACGACAGGTGGATGTCGGGGTGGTGACCCTGCTCCTCGGCCAGTTCGCCCAGCCTGTTGGTGAACTCGAGGGCCTGGCGGAAGTCCTCGAACTCGTAGGTCTTCTCCAGGTGGTGGTCGTTCACTACCCGCCAGCCGCCCCCGAGTCGCCGCTCGAGCTCCCGCAACTCCTCGCCTTCGAGCGGCGGCACGCCGCCCATGCACGGTACGCACTGCTTCGAAGCCAGATCGCTCATGCTCGCTCCCTCCGGAACCAATTGCAGGGTACGGGTGAGGGGCGCAAGGCGCAACAGGCTGGACGACTCGGGGCAGAGCCCGCACCAGCTTGGACCAGTCGGGGCAGAGCCCGCACCAGCTTGGACGACTCGGGGCAGAGCCCGGCTCAGCCTGGACGACTCAGGGCAGAGCTCGCACCAGCTTGGACCAGTCGGGGCAGAGCTCGCACCAGCTTGGACGACTCGGGGCAGAGCCCGGCCCGGCCTGGACGACTCAGGGCAGAGGGCGCACCATACGCACGCTCCCCTCCGTGCCGGCGTCGAAATCGTTGAAGCCCAGGGCGCGGTAGAACGCCCGCGCTCCGTCGTTGCGGGGATCGAGACCCAGGTGGACGCCCGGTGAACCGGCCCGGGCGATCATGCCGAGGAACCTCTCCATCATCGCGCGGCCG
Protein-coding regions in this window:
- a CDS encoding MFS transporter; the protein is MTVNSSRRRVVTGVNLALLITLAHTANDAFTNVLPVYLPILQVRFDLGEAALAGFVALISLSSNVMQAFAGALADRWGRRRAAALGLVVGSLLMSFLAVVPTVWSLFLLLAVGGLGSAIFHPAAASMVHAVGERKGFGMGLFMAGGPIGSAAMPVVVLYVIRQFGIGYVPWLAVVGVILGLLLLFLTPRQTQPQASARPRIFDRSLFTGPVGLLALAGTMRAVAFISFTNAMPLYLVNVRGFDTESAVIGWTLFAYSAAASAGVFLAGSLEGRMGRAKLATGSMLLAAPLLLSTLLVSPGTLGFYALAALAGMFTNGAIPLLLVSAQDLAPHAVASASGMLMGFTWGMAGVLYVGFGAFQQLLGLTPALALSFTFVVPAALLALFIMRKYDLGTVAPSR
- a CDS encoding DUF488 domain-containing protein; the protein is MARIFTVGYEGTTAQEFIDCLRENGVSLLVDVRERTASRKAGFSKTRLSEALTEAGIAYEHWRDLGTPKPIRDLLKKDKDWEAYREAYLRRLDDRPDLVAALAERTAPEAACLMCFERDALSCHRSLVAQRMRDRRYVEEVVHLAPMLSR
- a CDS encoding 4a-hydroxytetrahydrobiopterin dehydratase, whose translation is MSDLASKQCVPCMGGVPPLEGEELRELERRLGGGWRVVNDHHLEKTYEFEDFRQALEFTNRLGELAEEQGHHPDIHLSWGKVGVEIFTHKIDGLTESDFVLAAKTDKLLQPS